The window TTGGGATGCTGTCCATCAGAAAATCTCACTTGGACGCTTTGGCTGGAAAGCCAATACTCCCAATCTTGAACAACAAACTGCTGCTGCCTATGTCAACGACATGGGCGTAACGAATCCTTTGTTTCCAGCCGCCGATGGTAGCCATGACATTGATGAAGCAACTTTGAGAGCGACAACAGTTTATGTGCAAACCCTGGCTGTGCCGGCTCGTACCCTCTGGCGGGATCCTACGGTGCAGCAGGGTGAAAAGCTTTTTGCCCAAGCCCAATGTACCGCTTGTCATCTGCCGCAACTGCGCACCGGGAGCCACGAAATAGCCGCTTTGCAAAACCAGATCATTCATCCCTACACAGACTTGCTGTTGCATGACATGGGGGAAGAACTGGCAGATCATCGACCTGACTTTGCAGCAACAGGCAAGGAATGGCGTACACCGCCCCTCTGGGGGATTGGCTTATCTCAGACTGTTTTGCCCTATTCCGGCTATTTGCATGATGGCCGCGCCCGCAACTTGGAAGAAGCAATTCTCTGGCATGGGGGAGAGGCAGAAAGGTCACGAGAAGCCTTTCGGAACATGACTGCTGAAGAAAGGGAAGCTTTGATTTATTTCCTCCGCAGTCTCTAGAGGTTACAAATCCACCCACTTCCTCAGGAGGTTGGCATAAACCTTGGAGAGAAGATCAAAGCTGCGCGTTTTGCCCAGTTCTTGAAAAATTTGCTGCCGGGCTGTTTCCAAATCAAAGAGAACCTCTCTTTCCTGGGGATCTCTGATTAGGCTCTGAATCCAACCCACAGCTGCTAAACGGATCCCCATCGTAATGGTTTCTACTCGATGCAACGTTGATGAGGGGTAGAGGATCATCGCCCCAGCAGGCAATTTGTAGGCTCGTTCCCCCTCCGTACTATCAATGATTAATTCTCCTCCCCTATACGCTTCTGGAGGGCTCAGAAACAAAGTGAAAGAAATATCCGATCGCATCAACTGTTGTTGGGTTGACATCACGGCATCATCTGTGTGGATCCCATAGGACATACCTACTTCGTAGCGGCTGACCAGGACGGGATGAATGATTTTAGGTCGAGCTGCCAATTGGAACAGCGAGTTACGAGCCAGAGCCGCAGTGATAATATCCTGCACTCTTCGTCCTTGAAGGGATCCCTTGGATAGCTGGGTATTATTTTTAACCAGTTTTGCATTCCATCCTGCTGTGACTCTTCCATCGATAAATTCCGCTTGATTCAATAGCTCTGCGATCTTGCTTAACTCTACTGAATTGAGAACATCTGCAATACATAGAATCATGATGAAATAACCTTTGCCGGAAGCAGGATTTAAGGCTCTTGTTAATATTCTTAAATTCTTAAAAAGGAATCATTTTCAGCCAGAAAAT of the Thermostichus vulcanus str. 'Rupite' genome contains:
- a CDS encoding Fe2+-dependent dioxygenase; its protein translation is MILCIADVLNSVELSKIAELLNQAEFIDGRVTAGWNAKLVKNNTQLSKGSLQGRRVQDIITAALARNSLFQLAARPKIIHPVLVSRYEVGMSYGIHTDDAVMSTQQQLMRSDISFTLFLSPPEAYRGGELIIDSTEGERAYKLPAGAMILYPSSTLHRVETITMGIRLAAVGWIQSLIRDPQEREVLFDLETARQQIFQELGKTRSFDLLSKVYANLLRKWVDL